A single region of the Brachypodium distachyon strain Bd21 chromosome 3, Brachypodium_distachyon_v3.0, whole genome shotgun sequence genome encodes:
- the LOC100844906 gene encoding CEN-like protein 2, translated as MSRVLEPLVVGKVIGEVLDNFNPTVKMTATYSSNKQVFNGHEFFPSAIAVKPRVEVQGGDLRSFFTLVMTDPDVPGPSDPYLREHLHWIVTDIPGTTDASFGREMVSYESPRPNIGIHRFILVLFRQKSRNAVSAPSSRDRFNTRQFAEENDLGLPVAAVYFNAQRETAARRR; from the exons ATGTCAAGGGTGTTGGAGCCTCTCGTTGTGGGGAAGGTGATTGGTGAGGTGCTGGACAACTTCAACCCCACCGTGAAGATGACCGCAACATACAGCTCCAACAAGCAGGTGTTCAACGGCCATGAATTCTTCCCCTCGGCCATCGCCGTGAAGCCGCGTGTCGAGGTCCAAGGAGGCGACCTTAGATCCTTCTTCACATTG GTGATGACTGACCCTGATGTGCCAGGACCCAGTGACCCGTACCTGAGGGAGCATCTTCACTG GATTGTTACTGATATTCCTGGGACTACTGATGCTTCTTTTG GGAGGGAGATGGTGAGCTATGAGAGCCCAAGGCCAAACATCGGCATCCACAGGTTCATCCTCGTGCTGTTCCGGCAGAAGAGCCGGAATGCGGTGAGCGCTCCTTCGTCGAGGGACCGCTTCAACACCCGCCAGTTCGCCGAGGAGAACGACCTCGgcctccccgtcgccgccgtctaCTTCAACGCGCAGCGCGAGACCGCTGCTCGCCggcgctag
- the LOC100845212 gene encoding uncharacterized protein LOC100845212 isoform X1: protein MAKSGEKPSGSANGEKATPPPRPPASGSGITKRLLRVALVFLIAVMYRQFQAPPPKICGSPGGPPVTGPRIKLRDGRHLAYYESGVPKQEAKHKIIFVHGFDSCRYDALQVSPELAQELGIYIASFDRPGYGESDPHPARTEDSIAFDIEELADALQLGPRFYLIGFSMGGEIMWSCLKNIPHRLSGVSILGPVGNYWWSGYPPNVSREAWYVQLPQDQWAVRVAHYAPWLAYWWNTQKFFPASSVISFNPATLSREDMAVLPKFAHRTYAGQVRQQGAHESLHRDMIVGFGKWRWSPLEMEDPFPEGEAVVHLWHGAEDLIVPVGLSRYIAETLPWVRYHELPTAGHLFPIADGMGDVIVRTMLLGDN, encoded by the exons ATGGCTAAATCGGGCGAGAAGCCGTCCGGCTCTGCCAACGGCGAGAAAGCCACCccgccgccccggccgccggcctccgGCTCCG GCATTACCAAAAGGCTTCTCCGCGTTGCACTTGTGTTCTTGATAGCAGTGATGTATCGTCAGTTTCAGGCTCCACCACCAAAAATCTGCGGATCCCCAGGCGGCCCTCCGGTCACCGGCCCAAGGATCAAGCTCAGGGACGGGCGGCATTTGGCTTACTATGAGTCTGGTGTCCCAAAGCAAGAAGCAAAGCATAAGATCATCTTCGTCCATGGATTCGACTCCTGCAGATACGATGCCTTGCAAGTGTCTCCC GAGCTAGCGCAAGAGCTCGGGATCTACATTGCCTCCTTCGACCGGCCAGGGTACGGCGAGAGCGACCCGCACCCTGCGAGGACCGAGGACAGCATCGCTTTCGACATCGAAGAGCTCGCCGACGCCCTCCAGCTCGGCCCCAGGTTCTACCTCATCGGGTTCTCCATGGGCGGCGAGATCATGTGGAGCTGCCTCAAGAACATCCCCCACAGGCTTTCAGGGGTGTCGATCCTGGGCCCCGTGGGCAACTACTGGTGGTCGGGGTACCCGCCGAACGTGTCGCGGGAAGCCTGGTACGTGCAGCTCCCGCAGGACCAGTGGGCCGTCCGCGTCGCGCACTACGCACCCTGGCTCGCCTACTGGTGGAACACCCAGAAGTTCTTCCCGGCTTCCAGCGTCATCTCCTTCAACCCCGCCACCCTCTCCAGGGAAGACATGGCCGTCCTCCCCAAGTTTGCTCACCGAACCTACGCG GGCCAAGTGAGGCAGCAGGGGGCGCACGAGAGCCTGCACCGGGACATGATCGTGGGGTTCGGCAAATGGAGGTGGAGCCCGCTGGAGATGGAGGACCCGTTCCCGGAAGGCGAGGCGGTGGTGCACTTGTGGCACGGCGCCGAGGACCTCATCGTGCCGGTCGGCTTGTCGCGGTACATCGCGGAGACGCTGCCGTGGGTCAGGTACCACGAGCTGCCAACGGCCGGGCACCTCTTCCCCATCGCCGACGGCATGGGCGACGTCATCGTCAGGACGATGCTGCTCGGGGACAACTGA
- the LOC100845212 gene encoding uncharacterized protein LOC100845212 isoform X2: protein MYRQFQAPPPKICGSPGGPPVTGPRIKLRDGRHLAYYESGVPKQEAKHKIIFVHGFDSCRYDALQVSPELAQELGIYIASFDRPGYGESDPHPARTEDSIAFDIEELADALQLGPRFYLIGFSMGGEIMWSCLKNIPHRLSGVSILGPVGNYWWSGYPPNVSREAWYVQLPQDQWAVRVAHYAPWLAYWWNTQKFFPASSVISFNPATLSREDMAVLPKFAHRTYAGQVRQQGAHESLHRDMIVGFGKWRWSPLEMEDPFPEGEAVVHLWHGAEDLIVPVGLSRYIAETLPWVRYHELPTAGHLFPIADGMGDVIVRTMLLGDN from the exons ATGTATCGTCAGTTTCAGGCTCCACCACCAAAAATCTGCGGATCCCCAGGCGGCCCTCCGGTCACCGGCCCAAGGATCAAGCTCAGGGACGGGCGGCATTTGGCTTACTATGAGTCTGGTGTCCCAAAGCAAGAAGCAAAGCATAAGATCATCTTCGTCCATGGATTCGACTCCTGCAGATACGATGCCTTGCAAGTGTCTCCC GAGCTAGCGCAAGAGCTCGGGATCTACATTGCCTCCTTCGACCGGCCAGGGTACGGCGAGAGCGACCCGCACCCTGCGAGGACCGAGGACAGCATCGCTTTCGACATCGAAGAGCTCGCCGACGCCCTCCAGCTCGGCCCCAGGTTCTACCTCATCGGGTTCTCCATGGGCGGCGAGATCATGTGGAGCTGCCTCAAGAACATCCCCCACAGGCTTTCAGGGGTGTCGATCCTGGGCCCCGTGGGCAACTACTGGTGGTCGGGGTACCCGCCGAACGTGTCGCGGGAAGCCTGGTACGTGCAGCTCCCGCAGGACCAGTGGGCCGTCCGCGTCGCGCACTACGCACCCTGGCTCGCCTACTGGTGGAACACCCAGAAGTTCTTCCCGGCTTCCAGCGTCATCTCCTTCAACCCCGCCACCCTCTCCAGGGAAGACATGGCCGTCCTCCCCAAGTTTGCTCACCGAACCTACGCG GGCCAAGTGAGGCAGCAGGGGGCGCACGAGAGCCTGCACCGGGACATGATCGTGGGGTTCGGCAAATGGAGGTGGAGCCCGCTGGAGATGGAGGACCCGTTCCCGGAAGGCGAGGCGGTGGTGCACTTGTGGCACGGCGCCGAGGACCTCATCGTGCCGGTCGGCTTGTCGCGGTACATCGCGGAGACGCTGCCGTGGGTCAGGTACCACGAGCTGCCAACGGCCGGGCACCTCTTCCCCATCGCCGACGGCATGGGCGACGTCATCGTCAGGACGATGCTGCTCGGGGACAACTGA
- the LOC100845514 gene encoding germin-like protein 2-4, giving the protein MLRHHHVLLLLLAVLLLPAAATADPDALQDFCVPDPGRGRPVELALLRTYPCKNPSNLTAGDFTFSGARAAGNFSADLGFAGVSVTPAQFPGLNTLGMSFARADLSAAGGVNPPHYHPRATETALVLAGRVYAGFVDTGGRLFARVLAKGDVMVFPRGMVHFQLNVGDAPATVYGSFNSENPGIVRIPATVFGSGIRAAVLERAFGLTAAELRRIEEKFGPPKKAEMEE; this is encoded by the coding sequence ATGCTGCGCCATCATCATgtactcctcctccttctcgccgtgctgctgctccccgcggcggccacggccgaCCCGGACGCCCTGCAGGACTTCTGCGTGCCGGACCCGGGCCGCGGCCGCCCAGTGGAGCTCGCCCTGCTCCGCACCTACCCGTGCAAGAACCCTTCAAACCTCACGGCCGGGGACTTCACCTTctcgggcgcgcgcgccgcgggcaacttctccgcAGACCTGGGCTTCGCGGGGGTGTCCGTGACCCCGGCCCAGTTTCCCGGTCTCAACACGCTGGGCATGTCcttcgcccgcgccgacctgtccgcggccggcggcgtcaACCCGCCGCACTACCACCCGCGCGCCACGGAGACGgcgctcgtcctcgccggccgcgtCTACGCCGGCTTCGTGGACACCGGCGGGCGACTCTTCGCCAGGGTGCTCGCCAAGGGGGACGTCATGGTGTTCCCGCGGGGCATGGTGCATTTCCAGCTCAACGTGGGCGACGCGCCGGCCACGGTCTACGGCAGCTTCAACAGCGAGAACCCGGGCATCGTGCGCATCCCGGCCACGGTGTTCGGTTCCGGGATCAGGGCCGCTGTCCTGGAGAGGGCGTTCGGGCTCACCgcggcggagctccgccgGATCGAGGAGAAGTTTGGACCGCCCAAGAAGGCCGAGATGGAGGAGTAA